DNA sequence from the Pseudoduganella plicata genome:
GCGCCCTGATGCGGGGGGAAGACGTAATCGGTCATGATGCTCCGTATGATGGACTTCAGGTAAACAACAGGGCCTTCATCGCCACCTGGACGGAGGCGGTCAGCGCGGCGCTGTCGATATCCGGGTTGTGCTGGGCGCGCGCGCTCAGCCCCTGGAATATCGTGATGATAGCGTCCATCCGTCCTTCCAGCAGGGCGTCGTCCACGGACAGGCCGTGCAGCTCCCTCCCGGCCTTGAAAATGGTGCGGAACTGCGCCCGCGTGCGGCGGTCCGCATCGTGCACGACCGCGGCGATCGTGGGATTGCGCGACGCTTCGGCCGTGATTTCCAGCGGCAGCTTCCAGGTATCCCGGTCCAGGTGTTCCAGCACGCTTTTCGGCACGTCGTCGAGCAGCGCCTGCAGCACGTCGCCGCGCGCTTCCAGGTCCTGCAGCAGTGCCGTCACGCGTTCGACGTTTTCCTCGACGAAGGCGGCGATGATCGCATCCTTGCCGTCGAAGTAGTTATAGATATGGCCGGCGCTCATGCCTGCGGCCTTCGAGATTTCAGCCATGCTTGCACCGTGGAAGCCGCTGCGGCTGAAACATGCCGTTGCCGCTTCCAGCACCTGGCGGCGCCGGCTGCGGGCGCGCTCAGGATCGTTGTGACGCTTTTCTGTGTTGCTCATCTGGTTTCCGCCTGCTCGGCTCGCTGTGGGCACCGTTGCCCTGTTTGTCTGATGCGCCGCACCCGGTCGTTGCGCCTGATGCTATTATTTCTACCGCAGTCCCGCTTTCGCCCACTGTCGTCTTTTTCAGGAAAGTACATGGCTACCCGGACCTCCCCTTCCCGTTCTATCGAAATGCGGCCGCTGGAACAGGCCGACCAGGGATTCATGGAACAGTTGTACGCCAGCACCCGCAGCGCGGACCAGCGCATGGACGGCTGCGATGCCCGTACCGAGGCGCTGCTGGTGGCACTGCAGTTCCGCGCCCGCCAGGCGCAACTGCGCACGCAGTACCCATACGGCGACATCGCCGTCATCCTGGAACGGGACCGCCCCATCGGCAGCCTGTACGTCAATTACGGCCCGGACGAGATCCGCATCCTCGACATGAGCCTGCTGCCCGAATACCGCAACCGCGGCATCGGCCTGGGCCTGCTGCGCAGCCTGCAGGCCCAGGGCGTACGCATGCGCGTGCCCGTGCGGATCGACCTGCTGCTGAGCAGCCCCGCCTATCGCCTGCTGCAGCGCTGCGGCTTCGTGCTGCGCGGGGCCAATGGGCTGCATAACAGTCTCGAATGGGTGCCGCCTTTGCTGACGTAATGCGACGGCACTTGAGGAGTACCGGTGTCAGACCCGATGGGGCGTAGCAGGGGTTTCAAGGAGCACAGCTCCTTGCCTGCGAAGCGGTGATGGCATGCATGCCATCACTCCTCCCTGACCCCGGCACTTATCAAGCGCCGCGGCGACGCATAGGAACAGCACTTACTGCCAGCCACCACCAAGAGCCTTGTACAACGTCACCTGATTCGTCGCCTTGGCCAGCCGCGCCGAAATCAGCCCCTGCTGCGCCGCATACAGGTTACGCTGCGACGTCAGCGACGTCTGGTATGCATCCGCGCCCTTCTGGTAACGTGCTTCGTAGATGCGGTAGCTCCTGGCCGATGCTTCGGCCAGTGCTGCCTGCGATGCTACCCGCTCGTCCAGCGTGCCCCGCTGCGCCAGCGCGTCCGCCACTTCGCGGAACGCCGACTGGATCGCCTTTTCGTACTGCGCCACGGCGATGTCGCGGTCGGCCTTCGCCACGGCCAGGTTGGCCTGGTTGGCGCCGCCCGAGAAAATCGGCAAGGTCAGTTGCGGCACGAAGCTCCACGCGCCCGAACCGGCCTTGAACAGGCCGGAAAGCGCCGTACTGGCGCTGCCCGCGCTGGCCGTCAGCGAGATGCTGGGGAAGAACGCGGCACGAGCAACGCCGATATTGGCATTCGCGGCCTGCAGGCTGCGTTCGGCCGACAGCACGTCCGGACGGCGTTGCAGCACCGTCGATGGCACGCCGGCCGGCAGGTCCGCCAACTGCGTCGCCGACGTCAGCTCGCCCACCGGCAGCAGTTCGGCCGGCACCGGAGCGCCGGCCAGCAGCGCCAGCGCGTTCTGGTCCGCCGCGACCTGCGCCGTGTAGACGGCCATGTCGTTGCGGGCCGATTCCACGCTTTGCTGCGCTTCGTACATGTCCAGGCCCGACGTGGCACCGGCCGCGAAGCGCCGGCGGCTCAGCTCATAGCTGATCTGCTGGCTCTTCAGCGTGTCCTGCGCCAGGCGCAGGCGCTCCTGGTCGGCGGCGAGCGTCAGCCACGCGTTGGCCACTTCGGCCACCAGCGTGATCTGCTGCGCGCGGCGCGCTTCCTGCGTGCCCAGGTACTGCTGCAGGCCCGCCTCGGACAGGTTGCGCACGCGGCCGAACAGGTCCAGCTCATAGGCAGCCACGCCCAGGTTGGCGCTGTACTGGCGCGTGATGTAGCCGTCGCCCGTGGGGCTCATATTGTCCGGCACGCGCTGCGCCGTCTGCCCCACCGACGCGTTCACCTGCGGCAGCTGCGCCGCGCTGGTGACGCGGTACAGGCCACGGGCCCGTTCGATGTTCAGGATCGATACGCGCAGGTCGCGGTTGTTCCCGATCGACAGTTCCACCAGCTTGCGCAGGCGGTCGTTGCCGATGAATTCACGCCAGCCGATATCGGCCGCTTCGCGCGCCTCTGTCGGCCGCGCGGCCGGCTGGTAGGCGTCGCCTTGCGGCCAGGCCGTCGTCACGGGCGCCGCGGGGCGCTCGTAGACAGGCGCCAGGCTGCAGCCGGCCAGCAGTGCGGCGATCGCCGCGGCGACTAAGCTCTTGTTCAACGTCTTGTTCATATCAGTGTGCTTCCTTAACAACGATTGCATCCGTGCCACCGTTGGCCTTCGCGGTGCGGCTGGCGAACCAGCTGCGCACCAGCACGAAGAACACGGGCACGAAGAAGATGCCGAGGAACGTCGCCGTCAGCATCCCGCCCAGCACGCCCACGCCGATGGCGTTCTGCGAACCGGAACCGG
Encoded proteins:
- a CDS encoding TetR/AcrR family transcriptional regulator, encoding MSNTEKRHNDPERARSRRRQVLEAATACFSRSGFHGASMAEISKAAGMSAGHIYNYFDGKDAIIAAFVEENVERVTALLQDLEARGDVLQALLDDVPKSVLEHLDRDTWKLPLEITAEASRNPTIAAVVHDADRRTRAQFRTIFKAGRELHGLSVDDALLEGRMDAIITIFQGLSARAQHNPDIDSAALTASVQVAMKALLFT
- a CDS encoding GNAT family N-acetyltransferase, encoding MATRTSPSRSIEMRPLEQADQGFMEQLYASTRSADQRMDGCDARTEALLVALQFRARQAQLRTQYPYGDIAVILERDRPIGSLYVNYGPDEIRILDMSLLPEYRNRGIGLGLLRSLQAQGVRMRVPVRIDLLLSSPAYRLLQRCGFVLRGANGLHNSLEWVPPLLT
- a CDS encoding efflux transporter outer membrane subunit; the encoded protein is MNKTLNKSLVAAAIAALLAGCSLAPVYERPAAPVTTAWPQGDAYQPAARPTEAREAADIGWREFIGNDRLRKLVELSIGNNRDLRVSILNIERARGLYRVTSAAQLPQVNASVGQTAQRVPDNMSPTGDGYITRQYSANLGVAAYELDLFGRVRNLSEAGLQQYLGTQEARRAQQITLVAEVANAWLTLAADQERLRLAQDTLKSQQISYELSRRRFAAGATSGLDMYEAQQSVESARNDMAVYTAQVAADQNALALLAGAPVPAELLPVGELTSATQLADLPAGVPSTVLQRRPDVLSAERSLQAANANIGVARAAFFPSISLTASAGSASTALSGLFKAGSGAWSFVPQLTLPIFSGGANQANLAVAKADRDIAVAQYEKAIQSAFREVADALAQRGTLDERVASQAALAEASARSYRIYEARYQKGADAYQTSLTSQRNLYAAQQGLISARLAKATNQVTLYKALGGGWQ